The Bacillus sp. SM2101 genome contains a region encoding:
- a CDS encoding transglutaminaseTgpA domain-containing protein — translation MIRQDELFNMRNIVLYAFSLFLLWEWLRPLTLITDTGSISLFLVFLVICLLLLYFRIRFWLSLLITGLIMFYMLHTTYQDGSFFQIELINLIYQEISYNISMALDGNWTEMTGYFRSLLFFILLWMMCYLMHYWIVHQKRIFTFFVLTIIYTTVIDTFTPYEAEHAIVRILVIGLIMISFLYYERTVDTELLNNNRRDFFFKWLLPTFAIVAVSAFVGFLVPKAEPQWPDPVPYLKSYVLGNDGTGSGVKKVGFSSDSSQLGGPFIPDDEVVFTVEASEKHYWRIETEDVYTGKGWVSSESSGRRSFDRLIEVYGDWWSFESVEQTPVEAQINMMKQQPFIVYPLGLTSIEGVPLEFNQTTERLYVERDSEITSLTSYRTLYNLPEYSVEALQNAKPYDESNRFIYKYLQLPDTLPTRVRDLAKEITEGKETQYDKVKAVESYFDSVNFQYETEDVAIPGEEEDYVDQFLFETMKGYCDNFSTSMVVLLRSLDIPARWVKGFTNGEKIKHDVYEVTNNNAHSWVEVYFEEIGWVTFEPTKGFTNPYDFRRDINRDAAEVHVPEVQSQQPELLQEEEVEEEEANKYEVESSSNISIPWKPIVIVLITATLMFFILRKTRLKWYPSVMILLYKNRRDEVVYFKAYAALLKQLAVYGLGRKEGQTLRAYARYIDSYFGHQQMTELTKSYERALYRKDNAKDEWEKSVELWENLIKKTAS, via the coding sequence ATGATACGTCAAGATGAACTTTTTAACATGAGGAACATCGTTTTATACGCCTTTAGCCTTTTTCTGTTATGGGAGTGGCTCAGACCATTGACTCTCATTACCGATACTGGAAGTATATCATTATTCCTTGTCTTTTTAGTTATATGTCTTCTATTACTATATTTTCGTATTCGTTTTTGGCTATCACTACTTATAACTGGATTAATCATGTTTTATATGCTCCATACGACCTACCAAGATGGGAGCTTCTTTCAAATTGAGTTGATAAATCTCATATATCAAGAGATATCATATAATATATCCATGGCTTTGGACGGTAATTGGACAGAAATGACAGGTTATTTTCGAAGTCTGCTATTTTTCATTTTGCTGTGGATGATGTGCTACTTGATGCATTATTGGATTGTGCACCAAAAACGTATATTTACCTTTTTTGTTTTAACAATTATATATACAACCGTGATTGATACGTTTACACCATATGAAGCAGAACATGCCATTGTGCGTATATTGGTTATTGGTTTAATTATGATAAGCTTTTTATATTATGAGCGCACGGTTGATACGGAGTTGTTAAATAACAACAGAAGAGATTTTTTCTTCAAATGGTTGTTACCAACATTTGCTATTGTTGCTGTATCTGCTTTTGTCGGTTTTCTCGTTCCGAAAGCTGAACCTCAATGGCCTGACCCTGTACCCTATTTGAAATCGTATGTACTAGGTAATGATGGAACTGGTAGTGGTGTGAAAAAGGTTGGGTTTTCATCAGATAGTTCACAGTTAGGCGGCCCTTTTATTCCTGATGACGAGGTTGTTTTTACGGTAGAAGCAAGTGAGAAGCATTACTGGAGAATAGAAACTGAGGATGTCTATACCGGAAAGGGCTGGGTTTCATCTGAAAGCTCTGGACGACGGTCATTTGATAGATTAATTGAGGTGTATGGTGATTGGTGGTCTTTCGAGAGTGTAGAACAAACTCCTGTAGAAGCACAAATAAATATGATGAAACAACAACCATTTATCGTATATCCGCTAGGACTGACATCAATCGAGGGCGTACCTCTTGAGTTCAACCAAACGACTGAAAGATTATATGTTGAGCGAGACTCAGAGATTACCAGTTTAACATCTTATAGGACACTCTATAATTTACCTGAGTATTCTGTTGAAGCCTTACAAAATGCGAAACCATATGATGAATCAAATCGTTTTATCTATAAGTACCTACAGCTACCAGACACTTTGCCAACAAGAGTACGTGATTTAGCTAAAGAAATTACTGAAGGTAAGGAAACCCAATATGATAAAGTGAAGGCTGTTGAATCGTACTTTGACAGTGTGAATTTTCAATACGAAACAGAGGATGTAGCGATTCCTGGAGAAGAAGAAGATTATGTTGATCAATTTTTGTTTGAGACGATGAAGGGGTATTGTGATAACTTTTCTACATCGATGGTTGTGCTATTACGATCATTGGACATTCCTGCACGATGGGTAAAGGGTTTTACGAATGGAGAAAAGATTAAACATGACGTTTATGAAGTGACGAACAACAATGCCCATTCTTGGGTTGAGGTGTATTTCGAAGAGATTGGATGGGTTACATTTGAGCCTACAAAAGGTTTTACTAATCCATATGATTTTAGACGAGATATTAATAGAGATGCTGCTGAGGTTCATGTACCTGAAGTTCAAAGTCAACAGCCAGAGCTATTACAAGAAGAGGAAGTAGAAGAAGAGGAAGCAAATAAATATGAAGTGGAAAGTAGCTCTAATATATCAATACCATGGAAGCCTATAGTTATTGTCCTTATTACTGCGACCCTCATGTTCTTCATATTAAGAAAAACTAGATTAAAATGGTATCCGAGTGTGATGATTTTGTTATATAAAAACCGAAGGGATGAAGTTGTTTACTTTAAGGCATATGCAGCACTGCTAAAGCAGTTAGCGGTATATGGGCTTGGGCGCAAAGAGGGACAAACATTAAGAGCCTATGCAAGGTATATCGACTCTTATTTTGGTCATCAACAAATGACAGAGCTAACGAAAAGCTATGAAAGAGCATTATATCGCAAAGATAATGCAAAAGACGAATGGGAAAAGTCGGTAGAATTATGGGAAAATTTAATTAAAAAGACAGCATCTTGA
- a CDS encoding MoxR family ATPase: MEVAATFHPVLNKVIENIEKVMIGKRDITILSLTALLAEGHVLLEDVPGVGKTMMVRSLAKSVNADFKRIQFTPDLLPSDVTGVSIYNPKEMKFEFRPGPIMGDIVLADEINRTSPKTQSALLEAMEEGSVTIDGVSWTLSKPFFVMATQNPIEYEGTYPLPEAQLDRFLLKMKMGYPTVQEEIEVLTRAEKSKPIDELTSVINLGELSQLQDEAKEVYVDDQLKQYIVDLVLGTRNHTSTYLGVSPRGSLALMKACQAFALIHDRDYVIPDDVQYLAQFVLSHRIILKSEAKFEGLSTEDIIEQVIKRTRIPIQRQRSLR; the protein is encoded by the coding sequence ATGGAAGTTGCTGCTACGTTTCATCCAGTACTGAATAAAGTTATTGAAAATATTGAAAAAGTAATGATAGGAAAACGGGATATTACCATCTTAAGCTTAACTGCTCTGTTAGCTGAGGGACATGTGTTGCTAGAGGATGTACCTGGTGTGGGTAAAACGATGATGGTACGTTCTCTTGCAAAATCAGTTAATGCAGATTTTAAACGTATTCAATTTACCCCAGATTTATTACCTTCTGATGTAACTGGGGTTTCTATTTATAATCCAAAGGAAATGAAATTTGAATTTCGACCAGGTCCTATTATGGGAGATATTGTTTTAGCAGATGAGATTAATCGAACATCACCAAAAACACAATCAGCCTTATTAGAAGCAATGGAGGAAGGTAGTGTAACCATTGATGGGGTTTCATGGACATTATCAAAGCCATTTTTCGTTATGGCAACACAAAACCCAATTGAATATGAAGGAACTTATCCACTACCTGAAGCACAACTTGATCGTTTTTTACTAAAAATGAAAATGGGATATCCAACTGTACAAGAAGAGATCGAAGTGTTGACAAGAGCGGAGAAAAGTAAGCCGATAGATGAGTTAACGTCTGTGATAAATTTAGGAGAGCTTAGCCAACTACAAGATGAAGCGAAGGAAGTTTACGTGGATGATCAATTGAAACAGTATATTGTTGACCTTGTTTTAGGGACACGTAATCATACATCTACGTACTTAGGAGTTAGTCCAAGGGGCTCGCTTGCGCTTATGAAAGCTTGTCAGGCATTTGCTCTTATCCATGATAGAGACTACGTTATACCTGATGATGTACAATATTTAGCACAGTTTGTTCTTTCTCACCGCATTATTTTAAAATCGGAAGCAAAGTTCGAAGGTTTAAGTACAGAGGATATCATTGAACAAGTAATTAAAAGAACACGTATACCTATTCAACGTCAAAGATCGCTGAGGTAA
- a CDS encoding manganese catalase family protein yields the protein MFKRLNRLQIALTIPEHGDANAAAAVQELLGGRFGEMSTLNNYMYQSFGFRNKSKFKPFYDLVASITAEEFGHVELVNNTINLLSRGITFPGDPNITPLQNGLNKRNTYQYIATAQTALPGDSMGKAWTGDYVFNSGNLVLDLLHNFFLELGARTHKMRVYEMTDHPTAREMIGYLLVRGGTHALAYAKALEIATGVDVKKMLPVPDLDNSKFDYARKYEEQGLNNILYTWSDTDYKDINKIWKGTNPENGEPLAVIEGTPEGAPIPDLDDMPEEFAPGIDRDDYERIAKKLMENL from the coding sequence ATGTTTAAACGACTTAACCGTTTGCAAATTGCTCTAACTATACCTGAGCACGGAGATGCCAACGCTGCTGCTGCAGTCCAAGAATTACTTGGAGGTCGCTTCGGTGAAATGTCAACGCTGAATAACTATATGTATCAGTCCTTCGGCTTTCGTAATAAATCTAAGTTTAAACCCTTTTATGATCTTGTCGCTAGCATTACTGCTGAAGAGTTTGGGCATGTTGAACTGGTGAACAACACAATAAATTTATTGTCAAGAGGCATCACTTTTCCAGGAGACCCAAACATAACACCCCTTCAAAACGGCTTAAATAAACGAAATACGTACCAATATATTGCTACAGCGCAGACAGCCTTACCAGGTGACTCAATGGGCAAGGCATGGACAGGAGATTACGTGTTTAATAGCGGAAACCTCGTACTTGATCTTTTGCACAATTTCTTCTTAGAACTAGGTGCTCGTACACATAAAATGCGTGTATATGAAATGACGGATCATCCAACAGCCAGGGAAATGATTGGCTATCTATTAGTACGAGGAGGCACACATGCACTCGCATATGCAAAAGCATTAGAAATTGCAACAGGAGTTGATGTCAAGAAAATGCTCCCAGTGCCTGACCTAGACAATTCAAAATTTGATTATGCTAGAAAATATGAAGAACAGGGATTGAATAACATCTTATACACATGGAGTGATACAGACTATAAAGACATTAATAAAATTTGGAAAGGTACTAACCCTGAAAATGGCGAGCCATTAGCAGTCATAGAGGGGACACCTGAAGGCGCACCAATACCAGACTTAGATGATATGCCAGAAGAATTTGCGCCAGGAATCGATAGAGATGATTATGAACGAATTGCAAAGAAATTGATGGAGAACTTGTAA
- a CDS encoding YuzF family protein, producing the protein MNPQNTPLYLFDPYVYQALSSIRGTNVVVQTTQGSLRGVLQTVMPDHIVIEVSKSPFFVRTQHIVWISPTQG; encoded by the coding sequence ATGAACCCTCAAAATACTCCACTATATTTGTTTGATCCATATGTTTATCAAGCCTTATCTTCTATCCGCGGAACAAATGTCGTAGTTCAAACAACACAAGGTTCATTAAGAGGAGTTTTACAAACAGTTATGCCTGATCATATTGTCATTGAAGTTAGTAAATCACCATTTTTCGTGAGAACCCAGCACATTGTTTGGATATCGCCCACTCAAGGTTAA
- a CDS encoding DUF58 domain-containing protein produces MKKVNNFVLFFGKFFLILLLLAGIFVYAMFQGGFVSWFLLFSFLPFVCYSLILAIYPIRFFEVERTINQSQFIAGEKLTGTITIRRKYPLPLLYILIEETLPASLLNAIQSKRSKIIVFSWFKRSYSYEYIIESIPRGEFKLSNIRVKTGDFLGLIEKERNYIAEHSILVYPKCIDMIYSQGENQFEQGMTSSRLKVHRETAVTTGVREYRNGDRFSWIDWKSTARKNTIMTKEFEQQQSNDIVVFFDRSRSVAFEHSVTFAASVTNAILQRGSQIGFISIGKENVEIPLGSGGIQKQQIQHHLARVKAEEEVAFTAQLESEIAKYHRSVSIMLISTHLNEEMMQFMKRMALSNASIIFNLVKDNDAKPSTEELQLIESIEKNRILPKIIYGERFTDVFNEVGRP; encoded by the coding sequence ATGAAAAAGGTAAATAATTTTGTACTGTTTTTCGGAAAGTTCTTTTTGATACTTCTATTATTAGCAGGTATATTTGTATATGCGATGTTTCAGGGTGGTTTCGTTAGTTGGTTTTTATTGTTTAGTTTTTTACCGTTTGTATGTTATTCTCTCATTTTAGCAATATACCCTATCAGATTCTTTGAGGTGGAACGTACTATTAATCAAAGTCAGTTTATCGCAGGAGAAAAACTAACGGGAACAATTACGATAAGACGTAAATATCCACTTCCGCTATTATATATTTTAATAGAAGAGACCTTACCAGCATCATTACTCAATGCTATACAATCAAAAAGATCAAAGATTATTGTTTTTTCATGGTTTAAGAGAAGTTATTCGTATGAATATATTATTGAGTCTATTCCAAGAGGAGAATTTAAACTGTCTAACATAAGAGTTAAAACAGGTGATTTTCTTGGGTTAATTGAAAAAGAGCGAAACTATATTGCTGAACACTCAATATTAGTTTATCCGAAGTGTATTGATATGATCTATTCTCAAGGCGAAAACCAATTTGAACAAGGTATGACGTCTTCACGTTTGAAGGTTCATCGTGAAACAGCTGTTACAACAGGTGTAAGAGAATATAGAAATGGTGATCGCTTTTCATGGATTGATTGGAAATCGACAGCAAGAAAAAATACGATTATGACAAAGGAATTTGAGCAACAGCAAAGTAACGATATTGTCGTTTTTTTCGATCGGTCACGTTCTGTAGCATTTGAACATTCGGTTACATTTGCAGCTTCGGTGACTAATGCAATATTACAAAGAGGATCGCAAATCGGATTTATCTCTATAGGAAAAGAAAACGTAGAGATTCCCTTAGGAAGTGGGGGAATTCAAAAGCAACAAATTCAGCATCATTTAGCAAGAGTCAAGGCCGAAGAGGAAGTGGCATTTACTGCGCAGTTAGAAAGTGAAATAGCAAAATACCATCGATCAGTGTCAATTATGCTTATTTCTACACACCTTAACGAAGAAATGATGCAATTTATGAAACGAATGGCTTTAAGTAACGCTAGCATCATCTTTAATCTTGTTAAAGATAATGATGCTAAACCATCAACAGAGGAGCTTCAATTAATTGAAAGCATTGAAAAGAATCGTATCCTACCAAAGATTATATATGGTGAACGTTTCACAGATGTGTTTAATGAGGTGGGTAGACCATGA